The Camelina sativa cultivar DH55 chromosome 16, Cs, whole genome shotgun sequence sequence catgaattaattaattattcatACAAGTTGGCTAACGCAGTTTCATAAGCCTTTCAAAGCTGACTTTTGAATTAGTCTCTCTTTTACGTCTCCTTATCCATCCATCtactacaaatatataaataacacaaagacagaagacaaaaataatattcgaccaaccaaacaaacaaaaaaaaaagaagagaaaaatgatGTTTGAATCTCCAAGCAAGAAGAGATGGAACGtatcatcatcagcttcttcttaCAGAGAGACAATTGTACTTGGAAGATACAGCAAGAGTTGTAGAGAACAGAAGCAACAACAACGAAGAGAAAGACTCGTGCCCAAGTGGAAGGTTTTGTTGATGAAGCTCAAGCTGTTGCCGTCTCGTTCTTCTTCCACTAAGGTCGTGGCTTATGAGCCTTACGATTACGCTTTGAATTTTGATCAAGGGCCAGGATGGCACGACCACGACGAACCTGAGAATCTTTCTAGGTCTTTCTCTTGTCGCTTCGCTGATCCCACTCGGATCCGAGCAACACGCTTGCTCTTGTATTAAGTttactttttcatttcttctttccattatttttctaaaactttgttttttaaCTGATGAGATCATGTAGCTTTACTGCTTTAGCAatgtaaaaatgaaaaaaaaaaatgttaggatgtcattttttttgggttaaagaatGTGCTAGgatttgattaatatattaggCAAGTATCATAAAATTATTGGGATgttatatatctatatctataaatcctgaagttcatacatatttacaaacatgccattgacattaattattaatttgttttttatttaagtaattaatattaagttttgattttggaaaacaagattttccttcataataaaatttcccttaattaattaatatttaatttccaattttacaaaacaatatgaattaattttataattacacaatatttaattgtatgttatagttcctataatataaaataataaacctcaaacaaaatactttctacactaactaatatatatatatatttgtaaggttgtacattttaaaaaatacaaattaaatatcagttattaatatagttaatc is a genomic window containing:
- the LOC104752214 gene encoding uncharacterized protein LOC104752214, with translation MMFESPSKKRWNVSSSASSYRETIVLGRYSKSCREQKQQQRRERLVPKWKVLLMKLKLLPSRSSSTKVVAYEPYDYALNFDQGPGWHDHDEPENLSRSFSCRFADPTRIRATRLLLY